The following are encoded together in the Pleurocapsa sp. FMAR1 genome:
- a CDS encoding methyltransferase domain-containing protein codes for MSNNLYQDIREFYDASSGLWEEIWGEHMHHGYYGKNGNYKLDRRQAQIELIEELLIWAGYAENNAPENIIDVGCGIGGSTLHLAQKFGSKATGITLSPVQAFRARERAAEADLEDRVRFEVANALEMPFEDNTFDLVWSLESGEHMPDKTKFLAECYRVLKPGGKIILATWCHRETDSLAGNLTVNEIAHLKEIYRVYCLPYVISLSEYRAIAFECGFNELKSDDWSIAVAPFWDVVIDSAITPQAIVGLFQAGWQTVQGALSLNLMSRGYARGLIRFGLICATK; via the coding sequence ATGAGTAACAACTTATATCAAGATATTCGAGAATTTTATGATGCCTCTAGTGGACTGTGGGAAGAAATCTGGGGAGAACATATGCACCATGGTTACTATGGTAAAAATGGTAACTACAAATTAGATCGTCGTCAGGCGCAAATAGAATTAATTGAAGAGCTATTAATTTGGGCTGGTTATGCTGAAAACAATGCGCCAGAGAACATAATTGATGTCGGCTGCGGTATTGGTGGCAGTACCTTGCATTTGGCACAGAAGTTTGGCAGCAAAGCGACTGGGATTACTTTATCTCCTGTGCAGGCATTTAGAGCCAGGGAAAGAGCAGCAGAAGCAGATTTAGAAGATCGCGTTAGGTTTGAAGTGGCAAACGCTTTAGAGATGCCTTTTGAGGACAATACTTTTGATTTGGTATGGTCATTAGAAAGCGGTGAACATATGCCCGATAAGACTAAGTTTTTGGCAGAATGTTATCGTGTCTTAAAGCCAGGCGGAAAAATAATTTTGGCTACCTGGTGTCATCGGGAAACTGACTCTTTAGCTGGGAATCTAACTGTTAATGAAATTGCTCACCTCAAAGAAATTTATCGTGTATACTGCCTACCCTATGTTATCTCTTTGTCCGAGTATAGAGCGATCGCCTTTGAATGTGGCTTCAATGAGCTTAAATCAGATGATTGGTCGATAGCGGTTGCACCTTTTTGGGATGTAGTAATCGACTCGGCTATTACACCCCAGGCAATTGTGGGTTTATTTCAAGCAGGTTGGCAAACAGTTCAAGGAGCATTATCTTTGAATCTGATGAGTCGCGGTTATGCTAGAGGATTGATTCGCTTTGGGTTAATTTGTGCTACGAAATAG